A window of the Butyricimonas virosa genome harbors these coding sequences:
- a CDS encoding 6-bladed beta-propeller, with translation MSKYLIVCAILSCILDCKQSEVSRETIIRMDLKKMHQIDMHGEYARQICLTNDGTSVLIDEVKKVLLAGDQYIVQCKNKVLGFDVQTGTQKMSFSGQWGENRTFLHLWDTWVEGKTICMYDVKDKKVFRCDLNGKNSDVTFVTNKGEDNPFQVLIKTVEGNYVGKRAYGGMEDCELNLYDKNFEFVKEIGDLKIKSGIYIGYPFFMYRPSEILYYRYFYNNIYAIDDKQNVSVKYNIDFGENNMPFDLSWRDEYDCIDFINSSEEDYAILVSNIYESDKYFCFRFLWKKKKCLGVYDKSNGKTASFMFDSSPSDSVVDVYAFDDKVLLVNQDGDKTCLTTISVDDLLKND, from the coding sequence ATGAGTAAATATTTAATCGTGTGCGCAATTTTGAGCTGTATTCTTGACTGTAAACAATCTGAAGTAAGTCGTGAAACGATCATTCGAATGGATTTGAAAAAGATGCATCAAATAGATATGCATGGAGAGTATGCCAGACAAATTTGCTTAACGAATGATGGAACGTCGGTATTGATTGATGAGGTGAAAAAAGTTTTGCTTGCTGGAGATCAATATATTGTTCAGTGTAAAAATAAGGTTTTGGGGTTTGATGTGCAAACCGGTACTCAGAAGATGTCTTTTTCAGGACAATGGGGAGAAAATAGAACATTTCTCCATCTTTGGGATACTTGGGTCGAGGGGAAGACTATTTGTATGTATGATGTAAAGGATAAAAAAGTTTTTCGATGCGATTTAAATGGAAAAAATTCTGATGTAACCTTTGTCACGAATAAGGGAGAAGACAATCCATTCCAAGTTTTAATAAAAACTGTTGAGGGTAATTACGTGGGGAAACGTGCGTATGGTGGCATGGAAGATTGTGAGTTGAATTTGTATGATAAAAATTTTGAATTTGTAAAAGAAATCGGGGATTTAAAGATAAAATCCGGGATTTATATCGGTTACCCTTTTTTCATGTATCGTCCTAGTGAAATACTATATTACAGATATTTCTATAATAATATTTATGCCATTGATGATAAGCAAAATGTGTCGGTAAAATACAATATCGATTTTGGTGAGAATAATATGCCTTTTGATTTGAGTTGGAGAGACGAATATGATTGTATCGATTTCATTAATAGTAGTGAGGAGGATTATGCCATATTAGTATCGAATATTTACGAATCGGATAAATATTTCTGTTTTAGATTTTTATGGAAGAAAAAAAAGTGTTTGGGGGTTTATGACAAATCAAATGGTAAAACAGCATCATTTATGTTTGATTCTTCCCCTTCGGATTCTGTTGTTGATGTGTATGCTTTTGATGATAAGGTTTTGCTGGTGAACCAAGATGGGGATAAAACGTGTTTGACAACCATAAGTGTGGATGATTTGTTAAAGAATGATTAA
- a CDS encoding MauE/DoxX family redox-associated membrane protein, protein MRNFVKKMWSDVVLGVLFVVSGFVKAVDPVGFSYKIEEYLGMFQLSSWREFSVSFSVLLCVAEMTLGMLLLLRLWRRVTAVTVTLFILGFTILTYLIYIDPYGGINECGCFGEAIHLSNGATFAKNILLLVVAGIHSWNVFRQAKNNFNYRQIGLTIGVLVMAFFVPLYSYFYLPPFDFLPYNVGTKIEAKNVVRLYDSGFNDVSETVFVGGKPTYMIGLKEKITPEKSGKLAALHEEYEKGKINLFVATSQGGIAIPGCSDVPVYFMDNVMLKSILRTAAGVVAFANGRIVGKWNLLYTPYRFDGGYGEELSGERWKRGAFFGVLLVMGVLLFYGRKKMEE, encoded by the coding sequence ATGAGGAACTTTGTAAAGAAAATGTGGTCGGATGTTGTGTTGGGGGTGTTGTTTGTCGTGTCCGGCTTTGTTAAGGCGGTTGACCCGGTGGGATTCTCGTATAAGATCGAGGAATACTTGGGGATGTTTCAGCTTTCGAGTTGGAGGGAGTTTTCAGTGTCTTTTTCGGTGTTACTCTGTGTTGCCGAGATGACCTTGGGGATGTTGTTATTGCTGCGATTATGGCGTAGGGTTACGGCGGTAACGGTGACTCTTTTTATTCTTGGATTCACGATCCTGACTTACTTGATTTATATCGACCCATACGGCGGGATCAATGAATGCGGCTGTTTCGGGGAGGCTATCCATCTTTCCAATGGGGCTACTTTCGCGAAGAATATTCTTTTGCTTGTTGTGGCCGGGATTCATTCGTGGAATGTTTTCAGGCAGGCTAAAAACAATTTTAATTATCGGCAGATCGGGTTAACTATCGGGGTGCTGGTGATGGCGTTCTTCGTGCCGCTTTATTCTTATTTTTATTTGCCGCCTTTTGATTTTTTACCCTATAATGTAGGTACGAAGATTGAGGCAAAAAACGTGGTTCGTCTTTATGATTCCGGTTTTAATGATGTCTCGGAAACTGTGTTTGTAGGGGGAAAGCCTACTTACATGATCGGGTTAAAGGAAAAGATAACACCGGAGAAGAGTGGTAAGTTAGCCGCTTTACATGAGGAATATGAAAAGGGAAAAATCAATTTGTTTGTAGCAACCTCTCAAGGTGGTATTGCGATACCCGGTTGTAGCGATGTCCCGGTTTATTTTATGGATAACGTGATGCTGAAATCGATTTTACGGACGGCTGCCGGGGTAGTTGCTTTTGCGAATGGGCGTATTGTGGGGAAATGGAATTTGTTATACACGCCTTATCGTTTTGATGGAGGATACGGGGAAGAATTAAGCGGGGAACGATGGAAGAGAGGGGCGTTCTTCGGGGTGTTGTTGGTGATGGGCGTGTTGTTATTTTATGGACGCAAAAAGATGGAGGAATGA
- a CDS encoding alpha/beta hydrolase family esterase: MRKYLFLLIVLFLALFSCVDDNSSYEAQEKEKVDVEGVTPGGGEEEPPVDGELTPGVNLVKLNITEPDGQVVERRFKYFMPSTLVTSKPISLIFEFHGSYEFKKDELPSDPLEGLSKTHALCQLATRENCIVCFPAGEVVTQEDGSGAVNWQNSEKHLPFVDAMLDFFMTSSPSVDPLRVYSTGQSSGAIFSFVLAFYRSEKFAAITPRAGQMNIDNQTQLPSRAVPIRVFAGEIDQTVIHSAVLQNMEQWAIRIGGYFPGDMVYTAKDLEIEDYKTVDTRKYHGGNADMEIYTLLEEGHGINVTRCTTLMWEFMSAHPMNQETVNCFVTSETHEIMAQCGEKIEFGINYTDGAELTVSGEPKGWNYQLNGKKISLLGPLNFFGDIDRKGELILTVTMGGQTERDTISYELKAPKEYFEVGDIYYNDDFEPVGVVCWVNNANIKEAKIINLEGPNSYGNVWYGQGLGNDFETPDQYDGEGNTAKMIARKEALNLSLSAANSAFVWASEYSYKGISGWYLPAIKELEAIAPNVAVIQEKMKELGVYTTNWDFSAKTLYSSTTEAGGKGKLFYNYNYSAKQIGYGDSADEYLGYIYVRAFKKVSK, encoded by the coding sequence ATGAGAAAGTATTTGTTTTTGTTGATCGTTCTTTTCTTGGCGTTGTTTTCCTGTGTGGATGACAATAGTTCTTATGAAGCTCAAGAGAAAGAAAAGGTAGATGTGGAAGGTGTTACACCCGGTGGAGGGGAGGAAGAGCCTCCCGTGGATGGAGAATTAACCCCGGGCGTGAATTTGGTAAAATTGAATATCACGGAGCCGGACGGACAGGTTGTGGAAAGAAGGTTTAAGTACTTTATGCCTTCTACCTTGGTGACGAGTAAACCTATTTCGTTAATTTTTGAATTTCACGGGAGTTATGAATTTAAGAAAGATGAGCTTCCTTCCGATCCGTTGGAAGGATTGTCAAAGACGCATGCTTTGTGTCAGCTTGCGACCCGGGAGAACTGTATCGTGTGTTTCCCGGCGGGGGAGGTCGTTACTCAGGAAGACGGTAGTGGTGCCGTGAACTGGCAAAACAGCGAGAAACATTTGCCGTTCGTGGATGCCATGTTGGATTTTTTTATGACGAGTTCCCCGTCCGTGGATCCTCTCCGGGTTTATTCCACGGGACAATCCAGTGGTGCCATTTTCTCTTTCGTGTTGGCATTCTATCGTTCGGAGAAATTTGCGGCAATAACCCCCCGTGCGGGACAAATGAATATTGATAATCAGACGCAATTGCCTTCGAGGGCGGTGCCGATCAGGGTGTTTGCGGGAGAGATCGACCAAACGGTGATTCACTCTGCGGTATTACAAAATATGGAACAATGGGCTATCCGAATTGGCGGGTATTTCCCGGGCGATATGGTGTATACCGCAAAAGATCTTGAGATCGAAGATTACAAAACCGTGGATACCCGGAAATATCACGGGGGAAATGCCGATATGGAAATCTATACATTGCTGGAAGAGGGCCATGGTATTAATGTCACTAGATGTACCACGTTAATGTGGGAATTCATGTCGGCTCACCCGATGAATCAGGAGACTGTAAATTGTTTCGTGACGAGTGAGACTCACGAGATCATGGCCCAATGCGGGGAGAAAATAGAATTCGGTATTAATTACACGGATGGGGCCGAATTAACTGTTTCCGGCGAGCCTAAAGGCTGGAATTACCAGTTGAATGGTAAAAAGATTAGCCTGTTGGGACCGCTAAATTTCTTCGGGGATATCGACCGGAAAGGAGAATTGATCTTGACGGTAACCATGGGCGGGCAGACAGAAAGAGACACCATTTCTTATGAATTGAAAGCCCCGAAAGAGTACTTTGAAGTGGGAGATATTTACTATAACGACGATTTCGAACCGGTAGGAGTGGTTTGTTGGGTGAATAATGCGAACATCAAGGAGGCGAAGATTATTAATCTTGAAGGTCCTAATTCTTATGGAAATGTTTGGTATGGACAGGGACTTGGTAATGATTTTGAGACTCCGGATCAATATGATGGAGAAGGGAATACAGCTAAAATGATAGCAAGGAAAGAAGCTTTGAATTTATCATTATCCGCTGCAAATTCTGCATTTGTATGGGCATCAGAGTACTCTTATAAAGGTATTTCAGGTTGGTATTTACCTGCCATTAAAGAGTTGGAAGCAATAGCTCCTAATGTGGCTGTTATACAAGAGAAAATGAAAGAATTAGGTGTTTATACAACGAATTGGGATTTTTCTGCAAAAACATTATATTCTTCGACCACGGAAGCAGGTGGAAAGGGGAAATTGTTTTATAATTATAATTACTCCGCGAAACAGATCGGATATGGTGATAGTGCTGATGAATATTTAGGGTATATTTATGTTCGTGCTTTCAAAAAAGTTTCTAAATAA
- a CDS encoding thioredoxin family protein gives MKKFVFLCVFFAFSLSLRAQESGIRFFHGTWDEAIALAKKEKKKIFVDFYTEWCGPCLNMSLTVFVLPQVGEVYNKNFVCLKIDAEKGEGRELAKRYGVNSYPTYIFINPKNQEIIHRSGSNKPVEDFLYDAQGGINPKLGSVYMDKKYAEGKYDLDFLKDYIRYKKSAGSRDVQKYFDELISKGAKLTDPGVWNLYRKCITGYQNPYLKEVSDNYVRFTELFGKKEVDEKLTEATSYAPVPFIKELCNFEGKDFNIKMRVMTDLFNQKKYDEAFAEVERLKADPSIDQHKFVKLLAFYVRVSPEYTDKELPYEILVNKVRGLRYVAYNMYDRDDAMPHFYYVQGLEYLLKRALEEGRQIPTDLVATPEYGKKVYDMRHPDLKVKPKRR, from the coding sequence ATGAAGAAATTTGTTTTTTTATGCGTTTTTTTTGCTTTTTCCCTCTCGTTGAGAGCGCAGGAAAGCGGGATTCGCTTTTTCCACGGGACTTGGGATGAGGCGATCGCTTTGGCGAAAAAGGAGAAGAAAAAGATATTTGTAGACTTTTACACCGAATGGTGTGGCCCGTGCCTGAATATGTCGTTGACCGTGTTCGTGCTTCCGCAAGTGGGGGAGGTATATAACAAGAATTTTGTTTGCTTGAAAATTGATGCTGAAAAAGGAGAGGGACGGGAGCTAGCAAAGCGGTATGGTGTAAATTCTTATCCGACGTATATTTTCATAAACCCGAAGAATCAAGAGATTATACACCGTAGCGGGAGTAACAAACCGGTGGAGGATTTTCTTTATGATGCCCAGGGGGGAATTAACCCGAAGTTAGGATCCGTGTACATGGACAAGAAGTATGCCGAAGGAAAATATGATTTGGATTTTTTGAAAGATTATATCCGTTATAAGAAGTCTGCTGGAAGTCGGGACGTACAAAAATATTTTGACGAGTTGATTTCGAAAGGGGCAAAATTAACGGATCCGGGCGTGTGGAATCTGTACCGTAAATGTATCACGGGATACCAAAATCCTTATTTGAAGGAAGTTTCCGATAATTACGTGCGATTCACGGAATTATTCGGTAAAAAGGAAGTAGACGAGAAATTGACGGAGGCGACATCTTATGCTCCGGTACCGTTTATAAAAGAATTATGCAATTTCGAGGGAAAAGATTTTAATATCAAGATGCGTGTGATGACTGATCTTTTTAATCAGAAAAAGTATGATGAGGCATTTGCCGAAGTCGAGCGTTTGAAAGCAGACCCGTCGATTGACCAGCATAAATTCGTGAAATTACTTGCATTTTATGTGCGAGTTTCCCCGGAATACACCGATAAAGAGTTGCCTTATGAGATTTTGGTAAACAAAGTTCGAGGATTGAGATATGTTGCTTATAATATGTATGATCGGGATGATGCCATGCCTCATTTTTATTATGTGCAGGGTTTGGAATACTTGTTGAAACGAGCCTTGGAAGAAGGAAGGCAAATCCCTACTGATTTGGTCGCAACTCCGGAATACGGGAAAAAGGTGTATGATATGCGTCACCCGGATTTAAAAGTGAAACCCAAACGAAGGTAA
- a CDS encoding O-antigen ligase family protein: MMMRAIVFLGGCMLLLSQFQVTDGLYGGIDISNYFALLLGAMVAIVCLVKAPKALYRGDAMVFVLFVYLLIHASLTHAMQSREFYLSISYFGLYVVFRVIRAMRLANYVSFAVMFGGIYQSCLVLGQLLGYGISNHLRFVVTGSFFNPGPCGIFLAGVFVLAVAMMKKGYRKVGFNLMFVRYVTACVTFGVTLVALVPTMSRAGWIGALVGVMLLYRREIVAWGNTRRRWVIGGGIVGMIVVLMLFYLLKKDSANGRFFIWQNTVSAYWKTPLFGVGIDGFERAFAEAQHDYFEKEKVLEQDNRHVEMAGVVESAFNEPLALFLLLGAVGGVLTAMVLFFKLQRLTAYSCVAVALLVASFFSYTFYIPSIAIVFLFAVAQLPDRRVRGGRYVNVLMFGIMGIVVLFFDFREFGRREAYRKWKNNAVYYTWEDYQSVVEEYGKLYPVLKNDFKFLFEYGHSLHKVGRYEESNIMLKRGIRHSADPMFWNIAGNNYLALKQYDQGMTAYLRAYYTCPNRVYPLYLLTKLEAERGDTTMMNYYGRILLGKRPKVPSLAVDEMKFEIRKMLDVKL, encoded by the coding sequence ATGATGATGAGAGCCATTGTATTTTTGGGGGGATGTATGCTTTTACTGAGTCAGTTTCAAGTGACGGATGGCCTTTACGGAGGGATCGACATCTCAAACTACTTTGCTTTGTTGTTAGGGGCAATGGTGGCGATCGTGTGTTTGGTAAAAGCTCCTAAAGCGCTTTACCGGGGAGATGCAATGGTGTTCGTGTTGTTTGTTTACTTGTTGATTCATGCAAGCTTGACTCATGCGATGCAGAGTAGAGAGTTCTATTTAAGTATTTCTTATTTTGGTCTTTATGTCGTATTTCGGGTGATAAGAGCCATGCGGCTGGCTAATTATGTCTCGTTTGCCGTGATGTTTGGCGGGATTTACCAGTCTTGCTTGGTGTTAGGACAACTACTGGGATATGGTATTTCAAATCACCTCCGTTTTGTCGTGACCGGGTCATTTTTTAATCCCGGACCTTGCGGTATCTTTTTGGCAGGAGTGTTCGTGCTTGCTGTTGCGATGATGAAAAAGGGATACCGGAAGGTGGGTTTTAACCTGATGTTTGTGCGTTACGTGACGGCTTGCGTGACATTTGGTGTCACCTTGGTAGCCCTGGTCCCGACAATGAGCCGTGCCGGATGGATCGGGGCATTGGTAGGGGTGATGTTACTTTATCGCAGAGAGATTGTAGCGTGGGGTAATACGAGGCGACGGTGGGTGATTGGTGGCGGTATCGTGGGGATGATCGTGGTCTTGATGTTATTTTACCTGTTAAAGAAAGATTCGGCCAACGGACGGTTTTTTATTTGGCAGAATACGGTGTCTGCTTATTGGAAAACTCCTTTATTCGGGGTTGGGATTGATGGTTTCGAGAGGGCTTTTGCAGAGGCTCAACATGATTATTTTGAAAAAGAGAAGGTGTTGGAACAGGACAATCGCCATGTAGAAATGGCAGGAGTCGTAGAGTCTGCATTTAATGAACCACTTGCTTTGTTTTTGTTGTTGGGGGCAGTAGGGGGTGTGTTAACGGCAATGGTTCTGTTTTTTAAGTTACAAAGACTGACGGCTTATAGTTGCGTGGCGGTGGCATTGCTTGTTGCGTCATTTTTCTCGTACACCTTTTATATCCCGTCTATCGCGATCGTCTTTCTTTTTGCCGTGGCACAGTTACCGGATCGGCGGGTAAGGGGAGGGCGTTACGTGAATGTTTTGATGTTCGGAATAATGGGTATCGTGGTCTTGTTTTTTGACTTTCGAGAGTTTGGTCGCCGAGAGGCGTACCGGAAGTGGAAAAATAACGCTGTTTATTACACGTGGGAGGATTATCAAAGCGTTGTCGAGGAGTACGGGAAACTTTATCCAGTCTTGAAGAATGATTTTAAATTTTTATTTGAATATGGTCATTCACTTCATAAGGTGGGACGATACGAGGAGAGTAATATTATGCTGAAGCGAGGTATCAGACATAGTGCTGATCCCATGTTCTGGAATATAGCGGGTAATAATTACCTGGCGTTAAAACAATATGACCAAGGAATGACGGCTTATCTGCGAGCTTATTACACGTGTCCGAATCGTGTTTACCCGCTCTACTTGTTGACCAAGCTGGAAGCCGAACGGGGTGACACGACGATGATGAATTATTATGGCCGTATTTTGCTGGGAAAACGTCCCAAGGTGCCTTCTCTTGCCGTGGACGAGATGAAGTTTGAAATTAGAAAAATGCTGGATGTGAAACTTTAA
- a CDS encoding DUF1573 domain-containing protein, with amino-acid sequence MRVVIIIVLMLSINCFAIHDVKMPTLVFVGKRIVNLGVVKEGEIIKQKFFFTNTGNSPLIIKDITKSCNCTAVVLKEPRTLPRDTNCMSITVDTKGKVGINVIDIVLNTNTQYKEHVAKLIVEVEK; translated from the coding sequence ATGAGAGTGGTTATAATTATTGTTTTAATGCTGTCCATTAATTGTTTTGCCATTCACGATGTAAAGATGCCTACATTAGTGTTTGTTGGTAAAAGAATTGTAAACTTGGGTGTTGTGAAGGAAGGTGAAATTATTAAACAAAAATTTTTTTTCACAAATACGGGAAATTCTCCATTAATTATTAAGGATATAACAAAATCATGCAACTGTACAGCAGTCGTGCTAAAAGAGCCAAGGACACTTCCTAGAGATACTAACTGTATGTCGATCACTGTTGATACTAAAGGAAAAGTCGGGATTAATGTTATTGATATTGTATTGAACACCAATACACAATATAAAGAGCATGTCGCAAAGCTGATTGTGGAGGTTGAGAAATAA
- a CDS encoding 6-bladed beta-propeller, protein MKFKFGIVLCMITSCHSNMRENVHADKVITFKEEGIASISQDIDSVSYLPLESDSLAYFSNGTKVVFREGKIFVGDLFQHKIVVYSDAGKFLFTLNSWGRAANEYLEIKSFCVTDHEIAIIDNYNHFFKIYDVETGRFLMNKKMPFVAWDVEGLDRGGYVFAFSPANKEYHLNKARYRLFFTDNDLNITKKLFPYEENEFAPIGKMTYFSSSREKILFHWCGANYFSVIDRVEGDSIKIVAVDFGDKEITDKYRDDMEKINQSGSYYIGETPVTNGNYIALEILSRDTYGCYLYSMKDNVMTQNYDGESMVMPYPLGVDEQGRFICLLNSFGEYEMLVNDGFPRASKEVEDHMENGGVTILKYVTK, encoded by the coding sequence ATGAAGTTTAAATTTGGTATCGTATTGTGCATGATCACATCATGTCATTCAAACATGCGAGAGAATGTACATGCGGATAAAGTGATTACATTTAAAGAGGAGGGGATAGCGTCAATTTCACAAGACATTGATTCGGTATCATATCTCCCTTTGGAATCGGACTCGCTGGCTTATTTTTCTAATGGAACAAAAGTCGTGTTTCGGGAGGGGAAGATATTTGTTGGGGATTTATTTCAACATAAAATTGTTGTTTATAGTGATGCCGGAAAGTTCTTGTTCACGTTAAACAGCTGGGGACGGGCTGCTAACGAGTATTTGGAGATCAAGAGTTTTTGCGTGACGGATCATGAGATTGCCATAATTGATAATTATAATCATTTTTTTAAGATCTATGATGTTGAAACAGGACGTTTCCTGATGAACAAGAAGATGCCGTTCGTGGCGTGGGATGTGGAAGGGCTGGATCGTGGTGGGTACGTGTTCGCGTTTTCGCCTGCCAACAAAGAGTATCATCTCAACAAAGCGAGATACCGGCTGTTTTTTACAGATAATGATTTGAACATTACAAAAAAGTTGTTCCCGTACGAGGAAAATGAATTTGCCCCGATTGGAAAGATGACCTATTTCTCGTCGTCACGGGAGAAAATCTTGTTTCATTGGTGCGGGGCCAACTACTTTTCGGTCATTGATCGGGTCGAAGGGGACAGTATTAAAATAGTGGCTGTTGATTTCGGTGATAAGGAGATTACGGACAAATATAGAGATGATATGGAAAAGATAAATCAAAGCGGGAGTTATTATATTGGAGAGACACCTGTTACGAATGGAAACTATATAGCCCTTGAAATTTTGAGTCGAGATACTTACGGGTGTTATTTGTATTCCATGAAGGATAACGTAATGACGCAAAATTATGATGGCGAGAGCATGGTTATGCCTTATCCCTTGGGTGTTGATGAACAAGGACGCTTTATTTGCCTGTTGAATTCTTTCGGTGAGTACGAAATGTTGGTAAACGACGGATTCCCTCGTGCATCGAAAGAAGTGGAAGATCATATGGAAAATGGAGGAGTGACAATTTTGAAATATGTAACAAAATGA
- the lepB gene encoding signal peptidase I — translation MKKRLDFWDIILRVMYTFIGIGVVIGIIIAMRVYVVDQFAIPTDSMRPTLIPGDYVIVNKLIAGARIYDRLDFKDGDPLECHRMKGLRKVEHNDIVIFNFPINRSKYRIEFKINYVYGKRCIGLPGDTVEIRNGYFKNNNYNGIFGVEEEQRRLSETPDLLIANTVIHAFPFDFRHYSWTIKEFGPLYVPRKGGQVVLDTVNFQLYRLVIEYETGEKLRVNAQRQLTLGGKPIDSYTFQGNYYFFCGDQVLNSNDSRYWGFVPEEFIVGVVTHITYSRDRESGEFRWDRLLKKVNK, via the coding sequence ATGAAAAAAAGGTTGGATTTCTGGGATATTATCTTACGGGTGATGTACACCTTTATTGGAATCGGGGTGGTGATCGGAATTATTATCGCGATGCGTGTTTACGTGGTGGATCAGTTCGCCATTCCGACGGATTCGATGCGTCCCACCTTGATACCGGGGGATTACGTGATTGTGAATAAGCTGATCGCCGGAGCCCGGATTTATGACAGGCTTGACTTTAAAGACGGAGATCCGTTGGAGTGCCATCGAATGAAGGGGTTGCGTAAGGTGGAACACAATGATATCGTGATTTTTAATTTCCCGATCAACCGGAGTAAGTACAGGATCGAGTTTAAGATTAATTACGTTTACGGTAAACGGTGTATCGGTCTGCCGGGGGATACGGTCGAGATTCGAAACGGGTATTTTAAGAATAATAATTATAATGGAATTTTTGGTGTCGAAGAGGAACAACGCCGCCTGTCGGAAACACCAGACTTGTTGATCGCTAATACGGTTATACATGCGTTTCCGTTTGATTTCCGGCATTACAGTTGGACAATCAAGGAGTTCGGACCTCTCTACGTGCCTCGGAAGGGGGGACAGGTGGTACTTGATACCGTTAATTTTCAACTCTATCGGTTGGTGATTGAATACGAGACGGGTGAAAAACTTAGGGTTAACGCTCAACGCCAGCTGACGTTGGGAGGGAAACCGATAGACAGTTATACGTTTCAAGGTAATTACTACTTCTTTTGCGGAGATCAGGTGTTGAATTCGAACGATTCCCGTTACTGGGGTTTCGTTCCTGAAGAGTTTATTGTCGGGGTGGTTACTCACATCACTTACTCCCGTGATCGTGAAAGCGGTGAGTTTCGTTGGGATAGGTTATTGAAGAAAGTAAATAAATGA
- a CDS encoding TolC family protein encodes MKKRLLLLFVGWLVCSFGVGQNPVTGKLTLEEAIKIAHARSPQAQMVQLSFMSQYWSFRSYKAQLLPSLNLSGNLGNYNRSLVDVRDPETGRISYVANNTLSNDLSVYINQKIALTGGNVSLNTSLARLDQFSYDTKTYNSNPVTINYTQPLRSFNTLKWQKKTEPLQYEKAKKQYLESLEGITLQTTSYFFSVLSAQTSYRKSEENLRDTRGMYKIAQQRHDIGTVTKSELLQLELSMMNAELTVSNSKVDLEVALFNFKSYLGVAESTFFELQPPMNVPEVFMEYDFVLNKALQNSSHNVSLKIKELNSRKSVAQAKADRGIQVELRANLGFSQTGDDLQGVYSRLKDREVVGLSLSMPIYDWGMSRGRVKMAEAEARLARTELEQEETKFQQDIRIKVMQFNNQARQCNISAKALQVAEERYDITKKRFQNGGITVTDLNTAQKELDSASEQYINQLRTFWNAYFELRKLSLYDFISKRDISAEFDKIVEK; translated from the coding sequence ATGAAAAAAAGACTATTACTATTATTCGTGGGATGGCTAGTTTGCAGTTTTGGCGTGGGACAGAACCCGGTCACGGGTAAGCTAACCCTGGAGGAGGCGATCAAGATCGCTCATGCCCGTTCCCCGCAGGCCCAGATGGTGCAACTCAGTTTCATGTCGCAATACTGGAGTTTTCGTTCCTACAAGGCTCAGTTGTTGCCCTCGCTTAATTTAAGCGGGAACCTGGGTAATTATAACCGTTCGCTGGTTGACGTGAGAGACCCGGAAACCGGGCGCATCAGTTACGTGGCGAACAACACCTTGAGTAATGACTTGTCCGTTTACATCAACCAGAAAATTGCGCTCACGGGGGGAAACGTGTCTCTTAACACCTCGCTTGCCCGCCTGGACCAGTTCTCTTACGACACGAAAACTTATAACTCGAACCCGGTCACGATCAATTACACGCAACCGCTACGTTCTTTCAACACGCTGAAATGGCAGAAGAAAACGGAGCCCTTGCAGTACGAGAAGGCCAAGAAACAGTACCTGGAATCGCTGGAGGGTATAACGCTTCAAACGACCTCTTATTTCTTCTCGGTTTTGTCGGCCCAGACAAGTTACAGGAAAAGCGAGGAGAACTTGAGAGATACCCGCGGCATGTACAAGATCGCTCAACAACGGCATGACATTGGCACGGTGACTAAAAGCGAGTTATTGCAGCTGGAATTGTCCATGATGAATGCGGAGTTAACGGTAAGTAACAGCAAGGTGGATTTGGAGGTGGCGCTTTTTAATTTTAAATCATACTTGGGAGTGGCGGAAAGCACGTTCTTCGAGTTGCAACCGCCGATGAACGTGCCGGAAGTGTTCATGGAATACGATTTCGTGTTAAACAAGGCGTTGCAAAACTCTTCTCACAACGTGTCGCTTAAAATAAAAGAATTGAACTCGCGGAAAAGCGTGGCTCAGGCCAAAGCAGACCGGGGGATCCAGGTGGAATTGAGGGCTAACCTGGGATTCTCACAAACCGGGGATGACCTGCAAGGAGTGTACAGTCGCTTGAAAGATCGGGAGGTAGTCGGGTTATCCTTGTCCATGCCTATTTACGACTGGGGGATGAGCCGCGGGCGTGTCAAGATGGCTGAAGCGGAGGCTCGCCTGGCCCGGACGGAACTGGAACAAGAGGAGACGAAGTTCCAGCAGGATATCCGGATCAAGGTGATGCAATTCAATAATCAAGCCCGGCAGTGTAATATATCAGCCAAAGCCTTACAGGTTGCGGAGGAGCGTTACGATATCACCAAAAAACGTTTCCAGAACGGGGGGATCACGGTAACGGACCTGAACACGGCCCAAAAGGAACTGGATAGTGCCAGCGAGCAGTATATCAATCAACTGCGTACGTTCTGGAACGCTTATTTCGAATTGCGCAAGTTGTCCCTGTACGATTTTATATCCAAAAGAGATATCAGTGCTGAATTTGATAAAATAGTAGAGAAATAG